The following is a genomic window from Ignavibacteria bacterium.
ATCTGTTAACTCATTAAAATAATAATCAAAATAATCAGGTTCATTTATTAATTTTCCAGTAATATTCACCTGAACAGTTAAAATATCTAAAGGTAAATTTTGAAATTCATTTTCTAATAAAAAAATTTTTAATATATCTTCTTTACTTTCATCATCATTTTTTCGAATATTAAATCTTTTCATAGCATCATTATACTTTTTCTCATCAATAATGTTATAATAAAGTAAATTATTAGCTTGTTTAATGTGAGTAATTACTATTCTAGGTTTTTTGAGCTCATTAATTATTTCATGCGCACTTTTAACATAATTATCATAAAACAATCCCTCTTTTTGGGCAATTGCAAGACATTCTTCTGCTTTAGTAAAGCAATATTGCGATTCAGTCGTTAATTTAATTAAGTGAAGATTTTTTGCTAAATTACTTAGCATAGGGATTGAACTAGTTAATAAGCCTTTACCGTATTTAGTATTAGCAATATTTCTTTCATAAAACAACTTTAACCATTTATATGATTCCTCAATTTGCCAATCATCTAGTGTAATTTCTATTAAACTAGTATATATTAAATAGATAAAATCCTTTGCTGTCATTTCATCATTGAGAAAATCTGAATTACAATCTTCATCATTATTAAATGTTTTAATACATAGAATATTATGGAATTTATCAAATGCACTATTCACTGTTTGCATTTCTTCGTTTGTGCCTCCAATATCTGGATGATACTTTTTTGCCGCAATACGATATTTATCCTTTAAAGAATCTATCGAAACTGGTTCACTAAGATTTAACAAATGAAATCCTTTGGGATCAATGGAGGATAATGGTACCTTAAAAGTATTTTCATCTATAATTGTTTTAATATGATTAAATGCTATGGAGTTTAATAAAGAAATATCTTTATCCGAATTAATACACGAAATAAATTTGGTTATGGAATTTTTATATGTATCATAAAATTCTCTACGAGTACCTACATGTTTTAAAGAATCAAAATAATATTTTCTTTCTTTTAGAATAAAAAATGATTCTATTAACGGTGTTTCTAAATAGTTATAACTTTTATTTATTATTGAAGTTGTATTTTCCATTTTTCGGCTAAAAACAAAAATAACCATTTCTCCACAAACCCTCCACAACCAAAATTTCCTCGCACCCTCCCCATCCCAACCCGATTTCCTCAATATCCAAAACAACAATTCTTTATCTTTTCATGCCTTTTCTCTCGCTCCCCTTTTTGTGCTTTTGTGCCTTAGTGTTTAAAAAATTTTTTCTCTGTGCTCTCTGTGGCTAAATAAATAGAATAAAAAAATAGAATGAAAAAACCTCTAATTCCGCTGGCAATCGAACTTTTCATTCTATAATAGAATAAATTCCCCAAAATCATTTAATTCCCGCGCACAACTCCACGATTTCACAAAAAATAGAATGATTAGCATAAACATTAGAATGCGGAGCAAAGCGACGTCCCGACTTGGCGGGAGATTTCGATACCCCCACGAAACCTCTACCCCTTTACCTATGTTTAAATAAATAGAGAAAAATTGACTACTATGAAAACTTTATTAAATGACTTAGCCTTAATTCCCCTATTTTTAATCATATTTGCGGTGGTTTCGCCGATGTTCACTTCCTGCTCACAAAAAGGTGAAAACATGAGTAACGAAAACGCAAACTATGACACGAAGACACAGGAGCAAAGAACAATCGAAAGCGTTCATAAGGATTTAAGCAGCATTCCTCAATATGCGCATCCGGCTATTCTGATAAATAACAACACAAGCTCCGGCGTAAAAGAAAATGTGAATAGGAAAAAAGACGATGCAAAAAAAGTGACTGAAGATAAAAATGAAAAGAAACCTGAAGTAAAAACCGAAGATACGAAAACAAAAGACCCGCGAATGGCAGATGACACCGAAATGGACCCGAAAAATAAATTTCCCGAAAACTACAACGGGAAATAAAAACTTTTCTTGCACTAAGTCGCAAAGCTTTTTTCCACAGAGGACAGAGAAAAACTCTGCCACGAATTAGCACGAATTGACATAAATATTTTTGCATTAACAAATGCCACAAAGAAACACAAAGAAACACAAAGAAAAAAATTTCTTTGGCTTAAAGACGAGACGACACGAAGTTCAAATAATTTTGCCAGAGAAGACACAGAGCGAAAGAATCGCAAATAATTTGATTTAATTGATATCTCTGTTAACTC
Proteins encoded in this region:
- a CDS encoding J domain-containing protein; this translates as MENTTSIINKSYNYLETPLIESFFILKERKYYFDSLKHVGTRREFYDTYKNSITKFISCINSDKDISLLNSIAFNHIKTIIDENTFKVPLSSIDPKGFHLLNLSEPVSIDSLKDKYRIAAKKYHPDIGGTNEEMQTVNSAFDKFHNILCIKTFNNDEDCNSDFLNDEMTAKDFIYLIYTSLIEITLDDWQIEESYKWLKLFYERNIANTKYGKGLLTSSIPMLSNLAKNLHLIKLTTESQYCFTKAEECLAIAQKEGLFYDNYVKSAHEIINELKKPRIVITHIKQANNLLYYNIIDEKKYNDAMKRFNIRKNDDESKEDILKIFLLENEFQNLPLDILTVQVNITGKLINEPDYFDYYFNELTDEQKCEYKEAFSKSTNIKLIRKYVYVRLFSILKSIISFENQKIIKEVIKEVKFFKEIKAHRSSLDSECDSLLSLLFFFSELSESDFKERMNLLNKLDSNAAELEIDKNSVIVFWNRLSSKLTIKLNPSYYEFAKLPTEKFKKILSEGIITCEEEKKNNEIWNDELSLIESIRSKHGEMELFKVLDIGKENPSVVIEKLEPYVNDLLLLGEKITNVQELQVMFWIDKLTINMVRLKDFKNAVNLFEKAFLLSEKYWERSNNTEKNSILKRYEKCLKELNK